A stretch of Paenibacillus mucilaginosus 3016 DNA encodes these proteins:
- a CDS encoding ABC transporter ATP-binding protein — translation MAKPLLELERITVDFLKEEGPVTALSELSLQVFPGETLCLVGESGSGKTLASKTAMRLVEYENGRISRGNIWLGEQDISTWSQERMRTVRGRRAAMIFQEPMSAFDPVFTVGQQLVEAILQHGEKTAKEAWRHAVHLLGRVGIPEPELRMKMYPGELSGGMLQRAMIAMALSCSPELLIADEPTTALDVTVQAQILHLLQELKEEYGMAILLVTHDLGVAAEMADRVAVMYAGRIVEEAPAAELFERPLHPYTRGLLASVARAGLPRGTRLPSIEGSIPSLTAPPAGCRFHPRCPQAVPQCTQSEPPLAGYEGGRRAACWLAEEPGNPESPGGGWQAEAESPAQRSGDDADRRGSRRLEPAAAFAGVRHHDAGTAGEPGTARVPQPAAGLPDAGHGTRVFAKEAAIRSLSAAAPAAGEPGGSPLLFEVRGLCKAYPFGAACCGGRRAGFLPSTASR, via the coding sequence ATGGCCAAACCGCTGCTGGAACTCGAACGAATCACTGTAGACTTCCTGAAGGAAGAGGGGCCGGTCACCGCACTGAGCGAGCTGTCGCTGCAGGTGTTTCCCGGCGAGACCCTGTGCCTGGTCGGAGAGTCGGGAAGCGGGAAGACCCTGGCCTCCAAGACGGCCATGAGGCTGGTCGAGTACGAGAACGGCCGGATCTCGAGAGGCAACATCTGGCTTGGCGAGCAGGATATTTCGACCTGGAGCCAGGAGCGGATGCGCACGGTCCGGGGCAGGCGGGCCGCGATGATCTTCCAGGAGCCGATGTCGGCCTTCGACCCGGTCTTCACGGTAGGACAGCAGCTCGTCGAGGCGATCCTGCAGCATGGGGAGAAGACCGCGAAGGAGGCCTGGCGGCACGCCGTTCATCTGCTCGGCCGGGTCGGCATCCCGGAGCCGGAGCTGCGGATGAAGATGTACCCCGGCGAGCTGTCCGGCGGCATGCTCCAGCGGGCGATGATCGCCATGGCGCTCTCCTGCAGCCCCGAACTGCTCATCGCCGACGAGCCGACGACTGCGCTGGACGTGACCGTACAGGCCCAGATCCTGCACCTGCTGCAGGAGCTTAAGGAAGAGTACGGGATGGCCATCCTGCTGGTGACCCACGACCTGGGCGTTGCCGCCGAGATGGCGGACCGGGTGGCGGTCATGTACGCCGGCCGGATCGTCGAGGAAGCGCCGGCGGCGGAGCTGTTCGAGCGGCCGCTGCACCCGTATACCCGGGGGCTGCTCGCTTCCGTGGCCCGGGCCGGCCTGCCCCGGGGAACCCGGCTGCCGTCCATCGAGGGAAGCATCCCTTCGCTGACGGCTCCCCCGGCCGGCTGCCGGTTCCATCCACGCTGCCCGCAGGCCGTGCCGCAGTGCACGCAGAGCGAGCCGCCGCTGGCTGGGTACGAAGGGGGGCGCCGGGCCGCCTGCTGGCTGGCGGAGGAGCCGGGGAACCCGGAGAGCCCGGGAGGAGGATGGCAGGCGGAGGCGGAGAGCCCAGCCCAACGCAGCGGTGATGACGCAGACCGGCGGGGCTCCCGCCGACTGGAGCCCGCAGCAGCGTTCGCTGGGGTCCGGCACCACGACGCTGGGACCGCCGGCGAGCCGGGCACCGCACGTGTCCCGCAGCCTGCGGCCGGACTGCCGGACGCCGGACACGGCACCCGCGTTTTCGCCAAGGAGGCGGCCATCCGCTCCTTGAGCGCCGCTGCGCCTGCAGCCGGTGAGCCGGGCGGGTCTCCGCTGCTCTTCGAGGTCCGCGGCCTGTGCAAAGCGTATCCTTTCGGCGCGGCCTGCTGCGGCGGCCGAAGGGCCGGATTCTTGCCGTCGACGGCGTCTCGCTGA
- a CDS encoding GNAT family N-acetyltransferase, with the protein MTEVYRLAEPGDSAELLALILGAYQTIRDLNIAFTAAQADLDLVRSNIVNHSCYVLELDGEIAATISLKSLEEVTPHPFLYWFAVDPKHKGRGVGRRLLDHVEDTVVRQGLQASAVTLATSRKHPWLLPMYERRGYRPFYERDLGTDDKLVFMTKELPGKTEQADDEAAAALLQEGRTA; encoded by the coding sequence ATGACGGAGGTATACCGGCTGGCAGAGCCCGGCGATTCGGCAGAGCTGCTCGCTCTGATCCTGGGCGCTTACCAAACGATCCGGGATTTGAATATCGCTTTTACCGCGGCCCAGGCCGATCTGGACCTGGTACGCAGCAACATTGTGAACCACTCCTGCTATGTGTTGGAGCTGGATGGGGAGATCGCGGCTACCATCTCCCTCAAATCCCTGGAGGAGGTAACGCCGCATCCGTTTCTGTACTGGTTCGCGGTCGATCCGAAGCACAAAGGCCGGGGCGTGGGACGCAGGCTGCTGGATCACGTGGAAGACACGGTGGTCCGCCAGGGGCTGCAGGCCTCCGCCGTGACGCTCGCGACCTCGCGCAAGCACCCCTGGCTGCTTCCTATGTACGAGCGCCGGGGCTACCGGCCCTTCTACGAGCGGGACCTCGGGACGGACGACAAGCTTGTCTTTATGACCAAGGAGCTTCCCGGGAAGACGGAACAAGCGGATGACGAAGCAGCGGCCGCCCTGCTTCAGGAAGGCAGGACGGCATGA
- a CDS encoding amino acid ABC transporter ATP-binding protein — protein sequence MIQLTNIRKSFGAQQVLQGIDLTVQKGDVVAILGPSGSGKTTLLRCINFLEKPDVGTVRIGSFGVDCRAAGKKDILELRRRTAMVFQHYNLFKHKTVLENVMEGLTVVRKLPREEAKQRSLEVLEKVGLSHKTDAYPSALSGGQQQRVGIARALALNPEVILFDEPTSALDPELVGEVLAVIRRIAREGVTMIIVTHEMAFARDAASHVVFMDGGVIVEQGPPDELFARPQEERTKQFLARFSSEWSYAI from the coding sequence ATGATCCAGCTGACGAATATCCGCAAGTCCTTCGGAGCCCAGCAGGTGCTCCAGGGAATCGATCTGACCGTGCAAAAAGGAGACGTTGTCGCTATTCTCGGACCGAGCGGCTCCGGCAAAACAACGCTGCTGCGCTGCATCAATTTCCTCGAGAAGCCGGATGTGGGAACGGTGCGGATCGGCTCCTTCGGCGTAGACTGCCGGGCGGCCGGGAAGAAAGACATCCTGGAGCTGCGGCGCCGGACGGCGATGGTGTTCCAGCACTACAACCTCTTCAAGCACAAGACCGTGCTCGAAAATGTGATGGAGGGACTCACCGTCGTGCGGAAGCTGCCGAGGGAAGAGGCGAAGCAACGCAGTCTGGAAGTGCTGGAGAAGGTCGGACTGTCGCACAAAACGGATGCCTATCCGAGCGCGCTCTCCGGCGGCCAGCAGCAGCGCGTCGGCATTGCGCGGGCGCTCGCGCTGAACCCCGAGGTGATCCTGTTCGACGAACCGACGTCGGCGCTGGATCCCGAGCTCGTGGGGGAGGTGCTCGCCGTCATCCGGCGCATTGCGAGGGAAGGGGTGACGATGATCATCGTCACCCACGAGATGGCCTTTGCCCGGGACGCGGCCAGCCATGTGGTCTTCATGGACGGGGGCGTCATCGTCGAGCAGGGGCCGCCGGACGAACTGTTCGCCCGGCCGCAGGAGGAGCGGACGAAGCAGTTCCTGGCCCGCTTCTCGTCCGAATGGAGCTACGCCATCTAA
- a CDS encoding amidohydrolase yields the protein MSADSRRQEAEALGREAEALLPELTAFRRELHRRPELSMEEVETTRRIREELAREGIRLLPLDLPVGVLAEIDGGEPGPLVALRADIDALPVTEETGLPFASEIPGRMHACGHDFHTAAILGAAKLLHRRAGSFRGRVRLLFQPGEEKGTGAKALIGAGALEGVQAIFGMHNKPDLPVGTIGLREGPLMASVDGFKIRVSGKGGHAAIPDAAIDPIVAASAIVGGLQTAVSRSISPHHSAVLSVCRFQAGTTWNVIPDEAVLDGTIRTFDAEVRSRMPVLLERIAAGIAAGYGAEARVSWFAGIPFVDNDPGAVDIVKTAANRLSLTITKAERSSGGEDFAYYQREVPGGFIWLGTGGTEQWHHPKFTVSEEALAPAAALFALSALEALERLEQEVPPLVQVE from the coding sequence ATGAGCGCGGACAGCCGCCGCCAGGAGGCGGAAGCGCTGGGCCGTGAGGCGGAGGCTCTGCTGCCGGAATTGACGGCCTTCCGCCGGGAGCTGCACCGACGGCCTGAGCTCTCCATGGAGGAGGTGGAGACCACCCGCCGCATCCGCGAGGAGCTGGCCCGGGAAGGCATCCGCCTGCTGCCGCTGGATCTGCCGGTGGGGGTGCTGGCGGAGATCGACGGCGGCGAACCCGGTCCCCTGGTCGCTCTGCGTGCGGACATCGACGCGCTTCCGGTCACGGAAGAGACGGGGCTGCCCTTCGCCTCCGAGATCCCGGGCCGCATGCATGCCTGCGGGCACGATTTTCACACGGCGGCGATTCTGGGCGCGGCCAAGCTGCTGCACCGGCGGGCCGGAAGCTTCCGCGGCAGGGTCCGGCTGCTGTTCCAGCCGGGGGAAGAGAAGGGCACCGGGGCCAAGGCGCTGATCGGTGCCGGGGCACTGGAGGGCGTGCAGGCCATCTTCGGCATGCACAACAAGCCCGACCTGCCCGTAGGCACAATAGGGCTCAGGGAAGGCCCGCTGATGGCCAGCGTCGACGGCTTCAAGATCCGCGTGAGCGGCAAGGGCGGCCATGCGGCGATTCCTGACGCCGCCATCGACCCGATCGTGGCCGCCAGCGCCATCGTCGGCGGGCTGCAGACCGCGGTATCGCGCAGCATCTCGCCGCACCACAGCGCGGTGCTCAGCGTCTGCCGCTTCCAGGCCGGTACGACGTGGAACGTCATCCCGGATGAAGCCGTCCTCGACGGAACGATCCGCACCTTCGATGCGGAGGTCCGCTCCCGGATGCCCGTGCTGCTCGAACGCATCGCGGCGGGGATTGCCGCAGGGTACGGGGCGGAAGCCCGCGTGTCCTGGTTCGCGGGGATCCCGTTCGTGGATAACGACCCGGGCGCCGTGGACATCGTGAAGACGGCGGCCAATCGGCTGTCGCTCACCATAACGAAGGCCGAACGCTCTTCCGGCGGGGAGGACTTCGCTTATTATCAACGCGAGGTGCCCGGCGGCTTCATATGGCTCGGTACGGGCGGTACGGAGCAGTGGCACCACCCGAAGTTTACGGTCAGCGAAGAAGCGCTGGCCCCGGCGGCCGCATTGTTCGCCCTTTCGGCGCTGGAAGCGCTGGAGCGGCTGGAGCAGGAGGTGCCGCCCTTAGTTCAAGTGGAATAG
- a CDS encoding GNAT family N-acetyltransferase yields MSITAELQIRDAHPREREEAVSLSVAAYSEYRESYSGEFWEGYKQSMRDLWFREDLPAGRIIAVRDGRLLGCLLLYPPVERLYERLQANIPYHEIRLLAVDPAARGQGIATALIRECAERARSGGDPYLGLHTTQQMRAAVRLYRRLGFERAPEFDFPGGDERTLVEAYRLPLEGGLSLLSAAL; encoded by the coding sequence ATGTCCATCACCGCCGAGCTGCAGATCCGGGATGCGCATCCCCGGGAGCGGGAAGAAGCCGTCTCGTTGTCCGTTGCAGCCTACAGCGAGTACCGGGAAAGCTACAGCGGGGAGTTCTGGGAAGGCTACAAGCAGTCCATGCGCGACCTTTGGTTCCGGGAAGACCTCCCGGCCGGGCGAATTATCGCTGTCCGGGACGGAAGGCTGCTCGGCTGCCTTCTGCTGTACCCGCCGGTAGAGCGTCTGTACGAGAGACTGCAGGCGAATATCCCTTACCATGAGATCCGTCTGCTCGCCGTGGATCCCGCAGCCCGCGGTCAAGGCATCGCCACCGCGCTGATCCGGGAATGCGCCGAGCGGGCGAGGAGCGGCGGCGATCCGTACCTCGGGCTGCATACGACGCAGCAGATGCGGGCCGCGGTCCGCTTGTACCGGCGTCTCGGTTTCGAACGGGCGCCGGAATTTGATTTTCCCGGCGGTGACGAGCGGACGCTTGTGGAGGCTTACCGGCTGCCGCTGGAGGGCGGGCTGAGCCTGTTGTCGGCGGCGCTTTGA
- a CDS encoding oligopeptide/dipeptide ABC transporter ATP-binding protein: MSDRIGVMYLGRLVEVAPSGELFRRPAHPYTAALLASIPQGDPRRRGGLVPLTGEIPSPANPPSGCRFHPRCPAAKPLCREAEPPWHEIGPDHAAACHFPL, translated from the coding sequence ATGTCGGACCGGATCGGCGTCATGTACCTTGGCCGTCTGGTCGAGGTAGCCCCAAGCGGTGAGCTGTTCCGCCGCCCGGCGCATCCATATACGGCAGCGCTGCTGGCCTCCATTCCGCAGGGGGATCCCCGGCGCAGAGGCGGGCTCGTCCCCTTGACCGGGGAGATTCCCTCGCCGGCCAATCCGCCTTCCGGCTGCCGCTTCCATCCCCGCTGCCCGGCGGCGAAGCCGCTCTGCCGGGAAGCCGAGCCGCCTTGGCACGAGATCGGACCGGATCATGCGGCAGCATGCCATTTTCCACTGTAA
- a CDS encoding ATP-binding cassette domain-containing protein, with protein sequence MQSVSFRRGLLRRPKGRILAVDGVSLTVRAGETFGLVGESGSGKSTLGRTLLRLEKPTEGQVLFEGRDLAKLSPADLREARRSMQVIFQDPYGSLNPRWTVGELVGEGLAVHGLASGTERSERVAELLAAVGLRPEWSGRYPHEFSGGQRQRIGIARAMALRPKFILADEAVSALDVSVQAQILNLLQELQQKEGLTYLFIGHGLQRGPPHVGPDRRHVPWPSGRGSPKR encoded by the coding sequence GTGCAAAGCGTATCCTTTCGGCGCGGCCTGCTGCGGCGGCCGAAGGGCCGGATTCTTGCCGTCGACGGCGTCTCGCTGACGGTCCGGGCCGGCGAGACCTTCGGGCTCGTCGGCGAATCCGGCAGCGGCAAGTCGACGCTCGGCCGGACGCTGCTGCGGCTCGAGAAGCCGACGGAAGGGCAGGTGCTCTTCGAGGGAAGGGACCTGGCGAAGCTGTCTCCCGCCGACCTGCGGGAGGCCCGGCGCTCGATGCAGGTGATCTTCCAGGACCCTTACGGGTCGCTGAATCCCCGGTGGACGGTTGGCGAGCTGGTCGGGGAGGGGCTGGCCGTTCACGGGCTGGCATCCGGTACGGAGCGCAGCGAACGCGTCGCGGAGCTGCTGGCGGCGGTGGGCCTGCGTCCCGAGTGGAGCGGCCGCTATCCCCACGAGTTCTCGGGCGGGCAGCGCCAGCGGATCGGCATCGCCCGGGCGATGGCCCTCCGGCCGAAATTCATCCTCGCCGATGAGGCGGTGTCGGCGCTCGATGTGTCCGTGCAGGCCCAAATTCTGAACCTGCTGCAGGAGCTGCAGCAGAAGGAGGGGCTGACCTACCTGTTCATCGGCCACGGCCTGCAGCGTGGTCCGCCACATGTCGGACCGGATCGGCGTCATGTACCTTGGCCGTCTGGTCGAGGTAGCCCCAAGCGGTGA
- a CDS encoding LLM class flavin-dependent oxidoreductase, with product MKIALFSLVMNLPNAITGESFTTGQKLENVIRQAELAERLGFDAYGVGERHGAPFLSSSPPLLLTAIAGRTTRIRLLTTVTVLSVLDPVRAAEDYATLDHLSGGRLEMIIGKGNDPRHYPLFGIAEEEQWDSLAERYALLRRLWDEEDVHWEGRYRPPLHGVTTQPRPLQRPIPVWHGSASSPLSTELAAKYGEPIFSSNTFHPMAKYKALIDHYRERWAYYGRDPAEAVVGAGAGSLYLADTCEEAVRRFRPYYDAIQATPSAQHNQSPFKDLEDQMENGPILVGSPERVIAKIMEYHAAFGHSVLSISVDGLSEAEQQEQLHRFAQEVAPVLRRELPSRVWEPKAPVGQSVWG from the coding sequence ATGAAGATCGCATTGTTCAGTCTTGTGATGAATCTTCCGAACGCCATCACCGGGGAGTCGTTCACCACAGGACAGAAGCTGGAGAACGTGATCCGGCAGGCGGAGCTCGCCGAACGGCTGGGCTTCGACGCCTACGGCGTGGGCGAGCGGCACGGCGCTCCGTTCCTCTCTTCCTCGCCGCCGCTGCTCCTGACCGCCATCGCGGGAAGGACCACGCGCATCCGGCTGCTGACGACCGTTACCGTTCTCAGTGTGCTCGATCCGGTGCGCGCAGCGGAGGATTACGCTACGCTCGACCACTTGTCCGGCGGGCGGCTCGAGATGATCATCGGCAAGGGCAATGACCCGCGCCATTACCCGCTCTTCGGGATCGCGGAGGAAGAGCAGTGGGATTCGCTGGCCGAACGCTATGCGCTGCTGCGCCGCCTGTGGGATGAGGAAGACGTGCACTGGGAGGGCCGCTACCGGCCGCCCCTGCACGGCGTCACCACCCAGCCGCGTCCCCTGCAGCGGCCGATTCCGGTGTGGCACGGCAGCGCTTCGAGCCCGCTGTCCACCGAGCTTGCGGCGAAGTACGGCGAGCCGATTTTCTCCTCAAACACGTTCCACCCCATGGCCAAGTACAAGGCGCTGATCGACCACTACAGGGAGCGCTGGGCTTATTACGGACGCGACCCGGCGGAGGCAGTGGTCGGTGCCGGCGCCGGCAGTCTGTATCTCGCGGATACGTGCGAGGAGGCGGTCCGCCGGTTCCGGCCTTATTATGATGCGATCCAAGCTACCCCTTCGGCACAGCACAACCAGTCCCCGTTCAAGGACCTCGAGGACCAGATGGAGAACGGTCCCATCCTGGTAGGCAGCCCCGAGCGCGTGATTGCGAAGATTATGGAGTATCATGCCGCCTTCGGACACAGTGTGCTCAGCATCAGTGTGGATGGGCTCAGCGAGGCGGAGCAGCAGGAGCAGCTGCACCGGTTCGCACAAGAAGTGGCTCCTGTGCTCCGGCGTGAGCTGCCGAGCCGCGTGTGGGAGCCGAAGGCCCCCGTGGGGCAGAGCGTGTGGGGGTGA
- a CDS encoding DinB family protein — protein MSQTAIDLNVFAGNLSRIEESLKGLTEEQLTWKPAPDKWSIKEVVAHLADHLVVTAFRIRQIVSEEVPQVPAFDQDAWVAGIRANEVPIKELLDTYRALLEVNLPLLKRLTPEEWARTAVNPRGKTVTLAELLEGFSKHVGTHLGQIERNRLAFGQTAAASS, from the coding sequence ATGAGCCAAACGGCCATTGATCTGAACGTATTCGCGGGCAATCTGTCCCGGATCGAGGAAAGCCTGAAGGGATTGACGGAAGAGCAGCTGACCTGGAAGCCCGCGCCGGACAAATGGAGCATTAAGGAAGTGGTGGCCCATCTGGCGGACCACCTGGTCGTCACGGCCTTCCGCATCCGTCAGATCGTATCGGAAGAGGTGCCGCAGGTGCCTGCCTTCGATCAGGATGCCTGGGTGGCCGGGATTCGGGCGAACGAGGTGCCGATCAAAGAGCTCCTGGACACCTACAGGGCCCTGCTGGAGGTGAATCTGCCCCTCCTGAAGCGTCTCACTCCGGAGGAGTGGGCACGGACCGCCGTCAATCCAAGGGGGAAGACCGTCACGCTGGCGGAGCTGCTGGAGGGCTTCTCCAAGCATGTCGGAACGCATCTGGGCCAGATCGAGCGCAACAGGCTGGCGTTCGGACAGACGGCGGCCGCTTCGAGCTGA
- a CDS encoding amino acid ABC transporter permease, which produces MGKAFDITLVGTFLPKLLAYLHVTLFILLLSLIAGVVFGSLLALVRLYRVPVLSRAAVVYVSFMRGTPIIIQLFLVYYGLPELLRGVGIDLSSVHALVFVILTYGLHIGAFFSEIVRSAVVSVDRGQVEAAYSIGMTPKDAFLRIVLPQALTIAMPNFGNLVISSLKDTSLAFSLGVMDMSGRAETLGTTNHYLEIYMALAVIYYAVSLSLEKLFALAERRLQRHEIREGSEPGNSGTGQTVNGRRGFRFSLTRSSSQKPSSTS; this is translated from the coding sequence ATGGGAAAAGCTTTTGATATCACGCTGGTGGGAACCTTCCTGCCCAAGCTGCTGGCTTATCTGCATGTGACGCTGTTCATTCTGCTCCTCTCCCTGATCGCGGGGGTCGTGTTCGGCTCCCTTCTGGCCCTGGTCCGGCTCTACAGGGTACCCGTGCTGAGCCGGGCCGCGGTCGTCTACGTTTCGTTCATGCGGGGGACGCCGATCATCATCCAGCTCTTCCTCGTGTATTACGGACTGCCGGAGCTGCTGCGCGGAGTTGGGATCGACCTGTCCAGCGTGCATGCCCTGGTCTTCGTGATCCTGACCTACGGCCTGCATATCGGGGCTTTCTTCTCGGAGATCGTCCGCTCGGCGGTCGTCAGCGTGGACCGCGGACAGGTCGAAGCGGCCTACTCCATCGGCATGACGCCGAAGGACGCGTTTCTCCGCATCGTTCTTCCCCAGGCGCTGACGATCGCGATGCCGAACTTCGGCAATCTCGTCATCTCTTCGCTGAAGGATACGTCGCTCGCTTTTTCCCTGGGTGTGATGGATATGTCCGGACGCGCGGAGACGCTCGGCACGACCAACCATTACCTGGAGATCTATATGGCGCTCGCGGTTATCTACTATGCGGTCAGTCTCTCGCTGGAGAAGCTCTTCGCTCTGGCGGAGCGCAGGCTGCAGCGTCATGAAATCCGGGAGGGCTCCGAGCCCGGGAATTCGGGCACCGGACAGACCGTCAACGGAAGGAGGGGATTCCGATTCAGCTTGACCCGCTCTTCATCGCAGAAGCCTTCTTCGACATCCTGA
- a CDS encoding ABC transporter permease subunit gives MQLDPLFIAEAFFDILKALPLTLVISIVPLLFGFVIGTGIALIRIYKVRGLHHLASFYVSFIRGTPLLLHIMIIYFGLPLLFDTLAASYGWSARSSSIPLITFVLVAFSVNSGAYMSEAIRSGILSVDRGQLEAAYSVGMTRWQGMRRIVLPQALMASLPNLLHKFVGLLHGSSLAFTISLEELNGRANIVATSNLKFLEAFIAAAFIYWGLTLLAEGLTALLERRLNLYNRGGIA, from the coding sequence ATTCAGCTTGACCCGCTCTTCATCGCAGAAGCCTTCTTCGACATCCTGAAGGCCCTGCCGCTTACGCTGGTGATCTCCATCGTCCCGCTGCTGTTCGGATTCGTAATCGGCACGGGCATCGCGCTGATCCGCATCTACAAGGTGCGCGGCCTGCATCACCTGGCCTCTTTCTATGTGTCGTTCATCCGGGGCACCCCGCTGCTCCTGCATATCATGATCATCTACTTCGGCCTGCCGCTGCTGTTCGATACGCTGGCCGCCTCCTACGGATGGAGCGCCCGTTCGAGCTCCATTCCGCTCATTACCTTCGTCCTGGTCGCCTTCTCGGTGAATTCGGGCGCTTACATGTCGGAGGCGATCCGCTCGGGCATTCTGTCGGTCGACCGCGGCCAGCTGGAGGCGGCATACTCAGTCGGCATGACGCGCTGGCAGGGGATGCGGCGCATCGTGCTTCCCCAGGCGCTGATGGCGAGCCTGCCCAATCTGCTGCACAAGTTCGTCGGTCTGCTGCACGGCTCTTCGCTTGCTTTTACCATCTCGCTGGAGGAGCTGAACGGCAGGGCGAACATCGTGGCCACGAGCAATCTGAAGTTTCTTGAAGCGTTCATCGCGGCCGCCTTCATCTATTGGGGGCTGACGCTGCTGGCGGAAGGCCTGACGGCACTGCTCGAGAGACGCCTCAATCTGTACAACCGGGGAGGGATCGCATGA
- the solA gene encoding N-methyl-L-tryptophan oxidase encodes MHTSYDVIIIGAGSMGMSAGAHLAQRGRRVLLIDAFDPPHTGASHHGETRLLRHAYTGGPTYVRMALRAHELWNELEAATGRELFRPTGVLNMTPASHPSLLGKLEASKAFDLNVEWLSAEEIGKRWPGITPPEHYVGLYEKDAGVLLSEECVRAYREVALAHGALLLPYTRVTGITPLSRSVTVSTPVGDFHAEKLILTAGAGAGSMPRFPLPVKAVRKTVGWFRAEERLFGSEHFPGFTIGGSMGGYYGFPSFGGSGLKIGRHDTGRLIEEGEAPEAFGAYPEDEGDLRSALAAYLPSAAGPLLRGGICRYERSPDEHFIIDRAPVLPGVYFASGFSGHGFKFASVVGEILADLITKGSCGFDLQPFLLSRFRKGAVQAHEPA; translated from the coding sequence ATGCATACATCCTACGATGTGATTATCATCGGCGCGGGCTCTATGGGGATGAGCGCCGGCGCCCATCTGGCGCAGCGCGGACGCCGCGTGCTGCTCATCGACGCCTTCGACCCGCCGCATACGGGGGCCAGCCATCATGGGGAGACTAGGCTTCTCCGCCACGCCTATACCGGCGGCCCGACCTATGTACGGATGGCGCTCCGGGCGCACGAGCTGTGGAACGAGCTGGAGGCGGCTACCGGCAGGGAGCTGTTCCGGCCTACCGGCGTGCTCAACATGACGCCGGCGAGCCATCCGAGCCTGCTCGGCAAGCTCGAGGCCTCGAAAGCTTTTGATCTGAACGTGGAGTGGCTCAGTGCGGAGGAGATCGGCAAGCGCTGGCCCGGCATCACGCCGCCCGAGCATTATGTGGGCCTGTACGAGAAGGACGCCGGAGTTCTCCTCAGCGAGGAATGCGTCCGGGCCTACCGGGAGGTCGCGCTCGCCCACGGCGCGCTGTTGCTGCCGTATACCCGGGTCACGGGGATCACGCCGCTGTCGCGGAGTGTGACCGTCTCGACCCCGGTCGGGGACTTCCACGCCGAGAAGCTGATCCTGACCGCCGGGGCGGGGGCCGGCAGCATGCCGCGGTTCCCGCTTCCCGTCAAGGCCGTCCGCAAGACGGTGGGCTGGTTCCGGGCGGAGGAGCGCCTGTTCGGCTCCGAGCACTTCCCCGGCTTCACCATCGGCGGCTCGATGGGCGGCTATTACGGCTTCCCGAGCTTCGGCGGGTCGGGCCTCAAGATCGGCCGGCACGATACCGGCCGCCTCATCGAGGAGGGCGAGGCGCCGGAGGCCTTCGGGGCTTACCCGGAGGATGAGGGGGATCTGCGCAGCGCACTGGCCGCCTATCTGCCTTCGGCTGCAGGCCCGCTGCTGCGCGGAGGCATCTGCCGGTACGAGCGCAGCCCCGACGAGCATTTCATCATCGACCGGGCTCCGGTGCTGCCGGGCGTTTATTTCGCTTCCGGCTTCTCGGGTCATGGGTTCAAGTTCGCAAGCGTGGTCGGCGAAATTCTGGCCGATCTGATCACGAAGGGCAGCTGCGGCTTCGACCTGCAGCCGTTCCTCCTGTCCCGCTTCCGCAAGGGAGCCGTGCAGGCGCACGAGCCGGCATAA
- a CDS encoding transporter substrate-binding domain-containing protein, with protein sequence MINNKTTKLVPAVLTALLLLAGCGTAPAAKETAAKDTDGGTKLEKPAAAAPKKVIIGTGTQFPNICFLDDKGNLTGYDVELVREIDKRLADYEFEFKTMDFSNLLLSLETKKIDVIAHQMEVNEERKAKFLFNDEAYNIFPNKVVVHKDRNDIQSIDDLKGKKVIVGATSNAAVLLQEYNKKNNNAIQIVYSGSGGTNDVIAQLKAGRVDATISTQFAIDQRNKTADAQQKTVGPAISNSKVFFILQKDGTELKTKIDEALKEIKKDGTLGKLSTQWLGADYTVSE encoded by the coding sequence ATGATCAACAACAAAACAACCAAGCTTGTCCCCGCAGTGCTCACGGCCCTGCTGCTCCTCGCCGGCTGCGGCACGGCGCCGGCGGCCAAGGAGACCGCAGCGAAGGATACCGATGGCGGCACGAAGCTGGAGAAGCCGGCCGCCGCGGCTCCCAAGAAGGTCATCATCGGGACCGGCACCCAGTTCCCGAATATCTGCTTCCTGGATGACAAGGGCAACCTGACCGGCTACGATGTGGAGCTCGTAAGGGAGATCGACAAGCGTCTGGCGGATTACGAGTTCGAATTCAAGACGATGGATTTCTCCAACCTGCTTCTGAGTCTCGAGACCAAGAAAATCGACGTCATCGCCCACCAGATGGAGGTCAACGAGGAGCGGAAGGCCAAGTTCCTGTTCAACGACGAGGCGTATAACATTTTTCCGAACAAGGTGGTCGTTCATAAGGACCGTAATGACATCCAATCAATCGACGATCTCAAGGGCAAAAAAGTCATCGTCGGCGCGACAAGCAATGCGGCGGTACTGCTGCAGGAATACAACAAGAAGAACAACAACGCCATCCAGATCGTCTACTCGGGCAGCGGCGGCACGAACGATGTGATCGCGCAGCTGAAGGCCGGCCGCGTGGACGCGACGATCTCCACCCAGTTCGCCATCGACCAGCGCAACAAGACGGCGGATGCCCAGCAGAAGACGGTGGGACCGGCGATCTCGAATTCCAAGGTATTCTTTATCCTCCAGAAGGATGGCACCGAGCTCAAAACCAAGATCGATGAGGCGCTGAAGGAGATCAAGAAGGACGGTACCCTCGGCAAGCTGAGCACCCAGTGGCTCGGAGCAGACTATACCGTATCCGAATAG